A window of the Bradyrhizobium ottawaense genome harbors these coding sequences:
- a CDS encoding ABC transporter ATP-binding protein, with amino-acid sequence MTTPLLETRGVWQRFGGLVANSDVSISVGRGEIVGLIGPNGAGKSTLFNLIAGVLPPTQGSIMFDGEDVTALPAAVRCQRGVGRTFQVVKSFETMTVIDNVIVGALIRNTVMRDARRKAHEVLEFCGLGPRANVPASDLVPSEKRRLEVARALATEPKLLLLDEVLTGLTPVEAKTGVELVRRVRETGVTVLMVEHVMEIVMPLVDRAIVLDLGKVLAEGKPTDVVRDPRVISAYLGDRHAVGA; translated from the coding sequence ATGACGACGCCTCTCTTGGAAACCCGCGGCGTCTGGCAACGGTTCGGCGGCCTCGTCGCCAACAGCGACGTCTCGATCTCGGTTGGCCGTGGCGAGATCGTCGGCCTGATCGGCCCCAACGGCGCCGGCAAGTCGACGCTGTTCAATCTGATCGCGGGCGTGCTGCCGCCGACCCAGGGCTCGATCATGTTCGACGGCGAGGACGTCACCGCGTTGCCGGCCGCCGTGCGCTGCCAGCGCGGCGTCGGGCGTACTTTTCAAGTGGTGAAAAGTTTCGAGACCATGACCGTCATCGACAACGTCATCGTCGGCGCCTTGATCCGCAACACCGTGATGCGGGATGCCCGCCGCAAGGCGCATGAGGTGCTGGAATTCTGCGGTCTTGGCCCGCGCGCCAACGTACCGGCGAGCGACCTGGTGCCGTCCGAAAAGCGCCGGCTCGAGGTTGCGCGTGCGCTCGCGACCGAGCCGAAACTGCTGCTGCTCGACGAGGTGCTCACGGGCTTGACGCCGGTCGAAGCAAAAACCGGCGTCGAACTGGTGCGGCGGGTGCGGGAAACCGGCGTCACCGTGCTGATGGTGGAGCACGTCATGGAAATCGTGATGCCGCTGGTCGATCGCGCCATCGTGCTCGATCTCGGCAAGGTTTTGGCAGAGGGCAAGCCGACCGATGTGGTCCGCGATCCCCGAGTCATCAGCGCCTATCTGGGGGACCGTCATGCTGTCGGTGCATGA
- a CDS encoding branched-chain amino acid ABC transporter permease has product MDTEFAKRRRRDLIVAFCLAAVAATVPMFVKDVYVQNIMVLTLMYAALSQSWNILSGYCGQISLGHALYFGLGAYTTALLFTKFGVLPWFGMLGGGLISAVIAMALGYPCFRLRGHYFVIATIVIAEIALLLFQNWEWAGAALGIDIPVRGDSWLKFQFTRSKLPYFYFALALACVAWFVTWWLEDSKWGYWWRAVKDNPEAAESLGVVVFNSKMGAAAVSAFLVAVGGGFYAQFVSYIDPESVMGFQFSLLMALPAVVGGIGTLWGPMLGAVILIPLTELTRSFIGGSGRGVDLIVYGGLIVAISLARPQGLIGLFAPKRKEAAR; this is encoded by the coding sequence ATGGATACCGAATTCGCAAAACGCCGCCGCCGCGACCTGATCGTCGCCTTCTGCCTCGCCGCCGTGGCCGCCACCGTGCCGATGTTCGTCAAGGACGTCTACGTCCAGAACATCATGGTGCTGACGCTGATGTATGCGGCGCTGTCGCAGAGCTGGAATATCCTGTCCGGCTATTGCGGGCAGATTTCGCTCGGTCATGCGCTCTATTTCGGCCTCGGCGCCTATACCACCGCGCTGCTGTTCACCAAGTTCGGCGTGCTGCCGTGGTTCGGCATGCTCGGCGGCGGATTGATCTCGGCCGTTATCGCCATGGCGCTCGGCTATCCCTGCTTCCGGCTGCGCGGGCATTATTTCGTCATCGCCACCATCGTGATCGCTGAAATCGCGCTGCTCCTGTTCCAGAACTGGGAGTGGGCAGGGGCGGCGCTCGGCATCGATATTCCCGTGCGCGGCGACAGCTGGCTCAAATTCCAGTTCACCCGCAGCAAGCTGCCATACTTCTACTTTGCGCTGGCGCTGGCCTGCGTCGCCTGGTTCGTCACCTGGTGGCTGGAAGATTCCAAATGGGGCTATTGGTGGCGCGCGGTAAAGGACAACCCGGAGGCCGCCGAAAGCCTCGGCGTCGTCGTGTTCAATTCCAAGATGGGGGCGGCGGCGGTGTCGGCCTTTCTCGTCGCGGTCGGCGGCGGTTTCTACGCGCAGTTCGTCTCCTATATCGACCCTGAAAGCGTGATGGGTTTCCAGTTTTCGCTGCTGATGGCGCTGCCCGCGGTGGTCGGGGGCATCGGCACGCTGTGGGGGCCGATGCTGGGCGCCGTCATCCTGATCCCGCTCACCGAGCTGACGCGCTCCTTCATCGGCGGCTCCGGCCGCGGCGTCGACCTGATCGTCTATGGCGGGCTGATCGTTGCGATCTCGCTGGCGCGGCCGCAAGGGTTGATCGGGCTGTTCGCACCCAAGCGCAAGGAGGCGGCGCGATGA
- a CDS encoding LysR family transcriptional regulator → MADFKAIETFMWVVTLGSFRGAAQKLNTTQPAISQRIAQLEREVGVRLLQRDRRMVLPTPSGRQMMVYAEKLIGLRSEMLAVVGDRSAMRGVLRLGVAETIVHTWLSQLIKSVNHAYPNLSIEIEVDITSNLRTRLLAQEIELAFLLGPLTGPTVSNRALCDYPVGFLASPALGLGDRKLTVHDLAKFPIITFPRKTPPYEQVRSLFNRPDLPPMRLHASASLATVIHMAIEGLGIAVIPTAIVESELADGRLQLLTTDQQMPLLTFSASWLASPDTVAVERVAELAANLARGGVIVDAPRRARH, encoded by the coding sequence ATGGCTGATTTCAAGGCAATTGAGACCTTCATGTGGGTGGTGACGCTCGGCAGCTTCCGCGGCGCCGCCCAGAAGCTCAACACCACCCAGCCGGCAATCTCGCAGCGGATCGCCCAACTCGAACGCGAAGTGGGGGTGCGGCTGCTGCAGCGCGACCGCCGCATGGTGCTGCCGACGCCGAGCGGCCGTCAAATGATGGTCTACGCCGAGAAGCTGATCGGGCTGCGTTCGGAAATGCTGGCGGTGGTCGGCGACCGCTCGGCCATGCGCGGCGTGCTGCGGCTCGGCGTTGCCGAGACCATCGTGCACACCTGGCTGTCGCAGCTGATCAAGAGCGTCAATCACGCCTATCCCAATCTCTCGATCGAAATCGAGGTCGACATTACGTCGAACCTGCGGACCCGGCTATTGGCGCAGGAAATCGAACTCGCGTTCCTGCTCGGGCCGCTGACGGGGCCGACCGTCAGCAACCGCGCGCTGTGCGATTATCCCGTCGGCTTTCTGGCAAGCCCCGCGCTCGGGCTCGGCGACCGCAAGCTGACGGTGCACGACCTGGCGAAATTCCCGATCATCACCTTCCCGCGCAAGACCCCACCCTACGAGCAGGTGCGCTCGCTGTTCAACCGCCCGGACCTGCCGCCGATGCGCCTCCACGCCAGCGCCTCGCTCGCTACCGTCATTCACATGGCGATCGAAGGGCTCGGCATCGCGGTGATTCCGACCGCGATCGTCGAAAGCGAACTGGCCGACGGCCGGCTGCAACTGCTGACGACCGACCAGCAGATGCCGCTCCTGACGTTTTCGGCGAGCTGGCTCGCCTCCCCCGACACCGTCGCGGTGGAACGCGTGGCCGAACTCGCCGCCAACCTGGCGCGAGGCGGTGTCATTGTTGACGCGCCTCGGCGGGCGCGTCATTGA
- the otnI gene encoding 2-oxo-tetronate isomerase, whose amino-acid sequence MPRFAANLSMMFNEVPFLDRFDAAAKAGFTAVEFLFPYDHPAEAVGERLRKNGLTQALFNLPPGNWEAGEKGFAALPARFDDLKRSLDTALPYAKATGVKRVHLMAGIANRSEPKAVEAFYKSVAVAAEFFAPHGLDVVIEPINPRNVPGYFLNDFLFARDLIVELKIPNLKLQFDIYHCQIIHGDVTMRLREMMPVIGHIQIASIPSRNEPDGEELNYPFLFAELDRLGYGGFVGCEYNPRGKTTDGLGWFKPYAGVKP is encoded by the coding sequence ATGCCCCGTTTTGCCGCCAACCTCTCCATGATGTTCAACGAGGTCCCGTTTCTCGACCGTTTCGATGCGGCGGCGAAGGCGGGCTTCACGGCCGTCGAGTTCCTGTTTCCCTACGATCATCCCGCCGAGGCCGTCGGCGAACGGCTGCGCAAGAATGGCCTGACGCAGGCGCTGTTCAACCTGCCGCCGGGCAATTGGGAGGCCGGCGAAAAAGGTTTTGCCGCGCTGCCGGCGCGCTTTGACGATCTGAAGCGGAGTCTCGACACCGCGCTGCCTTACGCCAAGGCGACCGGCGTCAAGCGCGTTCACCTGATGGCAGGCATCGCCAACCGCAGCGAACCCAAGGCCGTCGAGGCATTCTACAAATCGGTGGCGGTAGCCGCGGAGTTCTTCGCCCCCCACGGACTCGACGTCGTCATCGAGCCGATCAACCCGCGCAACGTTCCCGGTTATTTCCTCAATGATTTTCTGTTCGCCCGCGATCTGATCGTTGAGCTGAAGATTCCGAATCTGAAACTGCAGTTCGACATCTATCACTGCCAGATCATCCATGGCGACGTCACCATGCGGCTGCGCGAGATGATGCCTGTTATCGGCCATATCCAGATCGCCAGCATTCCCTCGCGCAACGAGCCCGACGGCGAGGAGCTGAACTATCCCTTCCTGTTCGCCGAGCTCGACCGGCTCGGTTATGGCGGCTTCGTAGGCTGCGAATACAATCCGCGCGGCAAGACCACTGACGGCCTCGGCTGGTTCAAGCCCTATGCCGGAGTGAAGCCGTGA
- a CDS encoding Zn-dependent hydrolase, whose product MTKIASNLQIDSARLWGTIHETAKFGATPKGGVRRLTLGPEDKQVRDWFRKACEAAGLEVHVDTLGSMFGLRKGRDMSKAPVGLGSHLDTQPTGGKYDGVLGTLAALEVVRTLNDAGIETETPICICNWTNEEGSRFAPAMMASAAYVGDFTTDDILSRKDIDGVTVGEALDSIGYRGENPVGRQKFSGFVELHIEQGPILEAENKTIGVVDSGQGVLWYDGKITGFESHAGSTPMPLRRDALATLSEIVLAMEAAAKKHGPKAVGTIGEAVIANPSRNVIPGEIAFTVDCRSADAGIMDTLDKDLRAAIAEISARRKVDVKLDLVWRKPPTHFDPKLVDAVEGAAKMLGYSHRRITSGAGHDACNLNTKIPAAMVFVPCKDGISHNELEDATQADCAAGANVLMHTVLALAGVAS is encoded by the coding sequence ATGACAAAAATCGCCTCGAACCTGCAGATCGATTCAGCCCGGCTGTGGGGCACCATTCACGAAACCGCGAAATTCGGCGCCACACCGAAAGGCGGCGTACGGCGGCTGACGCTGGGGCCCGAGGACAAGCAGGTGCGCGACTGGTTCCGCAAAGCCTGCGAGGCCGCAGGGCTCGAAGTCCATGTCGATACGCTCGGCTCGATGTTCGGCCTGCGCAAGGGCCGCGACATGTCGAAGGCTCCGGTCGGGCTCGGCTCCCACCTCGATACCCAGCCGACGGGGGGCAAGTATGACGGCGTGCTCGGCACGCTGGCGGCGCTCGAAGTGGTTCGCACGCTTAACGATGCCGGCATCGAAACCGAGACGCCGATCTGCATCTGCAACTGGACCAACGAGGAAGGCTCGCGCTTCGCGCCGGCGATGATGGCGTCGGCCGCCTATGTCGGCGATTTCACCACCGACGACATTCTGTCACGCAAGGATATCGACGGCGTCACGGTCGGGGAAGCGCTCGACAGTATCGGCTATCGCGGCGAAAACCCGGTCGGCCGCCAAAAATTCTCTGGGTTTGTCGAGCTGCACATCGAACAGGGTCCGATCCTCGAAGCCGAGAACAAGACCATCGGCGTGGTCGATTCCGGCCAGGGCGTGCTGTGGTACGACGGCAAGATCACCGGCTTCGAAAGCCATGCCGGCTCGACGCCGATGCCGCTGCGCCGCGACGCGCTGGCGACCTTGTCCGAGATCGTGCTGGCGATGGAGGCCGCAGCAAAGAAGCACGGCCCGAAGGCGGTCGGCACCATCGGCGAAGCCGTGATCGCCAATCCCTCGCGCAACGTCATTCCCGGCGAAATCGCCTTCACCGTGGATTGCCGCAGCGCCGACGCTGGGATCATGGACACACTCGACAAGGATTTGCGCGCCGCGATTGCCGAAATCTCTGCACGGCGCAAGGTCGATGTGAAGCTCGATCTGGTCTGGCGCAAGCCGCCAACGCATTTCGATCCCAAGCTGGTGGATGCGGTAGAAGGTGCTGCAAAGATGCTCGGCTATTCGCATCGCCGCATCACCTCCGGCGCCGGCCACGATGCCTGCAACCTCAACACCAAAATTCCGGCGGCGATGGTGTTCGTACCCTGCAAGGACGGCATCAGCCACAACGAACTCGAGGACGCCACCCAGGCCGATTGCGCGGCGGGCGCCAACGTGTTGATGCATACCGTGCTGGCGCTGGCCGGCGTCGCATCCTGA
- a CDS encoding ABC transporter ATP-binding protein — protein MLSVHEVTTAYQGLVAISAISIEVAKGEIVCVAGANGAGKSTLLKSIAGAERPRSGTVNFDGARIDGMAQHVITSRGIAYVPENRRLFPRLSVRDNLRLGSYLYRGEANREGPLDLVFQLFPRLSERLDQRAETLSGGEQQMLAIGRALMTRPRLLMLDEPSQGIMPKLVDEIFQAVKRIRDAGMTVLIVEQRMSECLEIADRAYILQTGRVLMQGSAAEISANPDVRRAYLGM, from the coding sequence ATGCTGTCGGTGCATGAAGTCACCACCGCCTATCAAGGGCTGGTCGCGATCTCCGCGATCTCGATCGAGGTCGCCAAGGGCGAGATCGTCTGCGTCGCCGGCGCCAACGGGGCCGGCAAGTCGACGTTGTTGAAATCGATCGCCGGCGCCGAGCGCCCGCGCTCCGGCACCGTCAATTTCGATGGCGCGCGCATCGACGGCATGGCGCAACATGTCATCACCTCGCGCGGCATCGCCTATGTGCCGGAAAACCGCCGGCTGTTCCCGCGGCTGTCGGTGCGCGACAATCTGCGGCTCGGCAGCTATCTCTACCGCGGCGAGGCCAACCGCGAGGGACCGCTGGATCTGGTGTTTCAGTTATTTCCCCGCCTGTCGGAGCGGCTCGACCAGCGCGCCGAAACGCTCTCCGGCGGGGAGCAGCAGATGCTGGCGATCGGCCGCGCGCTGATGACGCGGCCGCGGCTCTTGATGCTCGACGAACCGTCGCAGGGCATCATGCCGAAACTGGTCGATGAAATCTTCCAGGCGGTGAAGCGCATCCGCGACGCCGGCATGACCGTGCTGATCGTCGAGCAGCGAATGTCGGAGTGTCTCGAAATCGCCGACCGCGCCTACATCCTGCAGACCGGCCGGGTGCTGATGCAGGGCAGTGCCGCGGAGATCAGCGCCAATCCCGATGTGCGCAGGGCGTATCTGGGGATGTGA
- a CDS encoding putative hydro-lyase translates to MTSLARTEPAAHDASNLSPSVLARHACRTGMASSTAGVADGFVQGNLAIMPEKLASAFHRFCQLNPKPCPIIGMSDVGDPRIPALGIDLDIRTDLPRYRVWRDGEVVEEPTDIMAHWRDDLVAFVIGCSFSFEEALRADGLPIRHIERNVRVPMYRTNIACQPSGPFAGPMVVSMRPFKPADAIRAVQITSRFPAVHGAPVHLGHPSSIGIADIARPDYGDPVPVADDEIPVFWACGVTPQSVIAAAKLPFAITHAPGLMLVTDLLNKQLAVL, encoded by the coding sequence ATGACCAGCTTGGCGAGAACCGAACCAGCCGCCCACGATGCGTCGAATTTATCGCCGAGCGTTTTGGCCCGGCACGCCTGCCGCACCGGCATGGCCTCCAGCACGGCCGGCGTGGCCGACGGTTTCGTCCAGGGCAATCTCGCCATCATGCCCGAGAAACTCGCCAGCGCCTTTCACCGCTTCTGCCAGCTCAATCCCAAACCGTGCCCGATCATCGGCATGTCCGATGTCGGCGATCCCCGCATTCCCGCGCTCGGGATCGACCTCGATATCCGCACCGATTTGCCGCGCTACCGGGTCTGGCGCGACGGCGAAGTGGTGGAAGAGCCGACCGACATCATGGCGCACTGGCGCGACGATCTCGTGGCCTTCGTGATCGGCTGCTCGTTCTCGTTTGAAGAGGCGCTGCGGGCGGACGGCCTGCCGATCCGCCACATCGAGCGCAATGTCCGCGTTCCCATGTACCGCACCAATATCGCCTGTCAGCCGTCGGGACCGTTCGCGGGTCCGATGGTGGTGTCGATGCGGCCGTTCAAGCCGGCGGATGCGATCCGCGCGGTGCAGATCACCTCGCGCTTTCCCGCCGTGCACGGCGCGCCGGTGCATCTCGGCCATCCCTCATCGATCGGCATCGCCGACATCGCAAGGCCCGACTACGGCGATCCGGTTCCGGTCGCGGACGACGAGATCCCGGTGTTCTGGGCCTGCGGCGTGACGCCGCAATCGGTCATCGCGGCCGCGAAGCTGCCGTTTGCGATCACGCATGCGCCCGGACTGATGCTGGTGACCGATCTCCTGAACAAGCAGCTTGCCGTGCTTTGA
- a CDS encoding branched-chain amino acid ABC transporter permease: MTAETIIQSLASGLLMGLLYGLIAVGLALIFGLMDVVNFAHGEFLMIAMYVTFFLFAFFAIDPLLAAPLVAAALFVFGAVVYLFIVRFAVRAKANAGMVQIFSTFGLAIVMRGLAQFFFTPDYRSVPHSWLGGKTISIGGIFLPEPQLVGAAVSIAAFGALYFFINRTDFGRALEATREDAGAVALVGIDKNRVFALGWGLGAALVGLAGAIMSIFFYIYPDVGASFALIAYVTVALGGFGSVFGAFAGGIIVGLVEATTAMILPPSLKSVGIYAVYLLVVFVRPRGLFGSM; this comes from the coding sequence GTGACCGCCGAGACCATCATCCAGAGTCTGGCGAGCGGCCTGTTGATGGGGCTGCTCTACGGGCTGATTGCCGTAGGGCTCGCGCTGATCTTCGGCCTGATGGACGTCGTCAACTTCGCCCACGGCGAATTCCTGATGATCGCGATGTATGTGACGTTCTTCCTGTTCGCATTCTTCGCGATCGATCCCTTGCTGGCGGCGCCGCTGGTCGCGGCCGCGCTGTTCGTGTTCGGGGCGGTGGTCTATCTGTTCATCGTGCGGTTTGCGGTCCGCGCCAAGGCCAATGCCGGCATGGTGCAGATCTTCTCCACCTTCGGCCTTGCCATCGTCATGCGCGGGCTGGCGCAGTTCTTCTTCACGCCGGATTATCGCAGCGTCCCGCATTCATGGCTCGGCGGCAAAACCATCTCGATCGGCGGCATCTTCCTGCCCGAGCCGCAACTGGTTGGTGCTGCGGTGTCGATCGCGGCGTTCGGCGCGCTGTATTTCTTCATCAACCGCACCGACTTCGGCCGCGCGCTCGAAGCAACGCGAGAGGACGCCGGCGCGGTGGCGCTGGTCGGCATCGACAAGAACCGCGTGTTCGCGCTGGGCTGGGGTCTTGGGGCGGCACTGGTCGGTCTCGCCGGCGCCATCATGTCGATCTTCTTCTACATCTATCCCGATGTCGGCGCTTCCTTCGCGCTGATCGCCTATGTCACGGTGGCGCTGGGCGGCTTTGGCAGCGTATTCGGCGCCTTTGCCGGCGGCATCATCGTCGGTCTCGTTGAAGCCACCACCGCCATGATCCTGCCGCCGTCGCTGAAATCGGTCGGCATCTACGCGGTCTATCTTCTGGTCGTCTTTGTCCGGCCGCGTGGCCTGTTCGGGTCGATGTGA
- a CDS encoding aldolase, translating into MSDSRLREEICRLGRSLFERGLTPGSSGNISVKLDDGGWLVTPTNASLGFLDPARLSRLGADGKLLTGDAPTKEVPLHTALYQTRSAARAVVHLHSTHSVALSMLPEIDPRAALPPMTPYYLMKCGHTALLPYYRPGDPAVADAIKGLAGKYSSVLLANHGPVVSGDTLEAAVFAIEELEETAKLYLLLRGLNPRYLLPEQITDLTKTFGLTLPNHNH; encoded by the coding sequence ATGAGCGATAGCAGGCTGCGCGAGGAAATCTGCCGTCTCGGCCGCTCGCTGTTCGAACGCGGGCTGACGCCGGGTTCCTCCGGCAATATCAGCGTCAAACTCGACGACGGCGGCTGGCTCGTGACACCCACCAATGCCTCGCTCGGCTTCCTCGACCCGGCGCGGCTATCGCGGCTCGGCGCCGACGGCAAACTCCTGACCGGCGACGCCCCGACCAAGGAAGTGCCGCTGCATACGGCGCTCTACCAGACCCGCAGCGCCGCACGCGCCGTGGTGCATCTGCACTCCACCCATTCGGTGGCGCTGTCGATGCTGCCGGAGATCGACCCGCGCGCCGCGTTGCCGCCGATGACGCCCTACTACCTGATGAAATGCGGCCACACCGCGCTGCTGCCCTATTATCGCCCAGGCGATCCCGCGGTGGCCGACGCCATCAAGGGACTGGCCGGGAAATACTCTTCCGTGCTGCTCGCCAATCACGGCCCGGTGGTTTCAGGCGATACGCTGGAAGCCGCCGTGTTCGCGATCGAGGAACTGGAAGAGACCGCAAAATTGTATCTGCTGTTGCGCGGACTCAATCCGCGTTATCTTTTGCCGGAGCAGATAACAGATTTGACCAAGACGTTTGGACTGACGCTGCCGAACCACAATCACTAA
- a CDS encoding ABC transporter substrate-binding protein yields the protein MNITRRNVLLGATAAAALAPIASRAQTSEVVIGIIYPFSGASAQQGVDAQKAYETALEIINKDYDFDLPLAKGEGLPGLGGAKIRLVFADHQSDPQKGRAETERLITQEKVCAVIGTYQSAVAVTVSQVCERYQIPFISADNSSPSLHRRGLKYYFRAAPHDEMYSQAMFDFFDAMKKKGTKIETLALFHEDTIFGTDSANAQTKLAGERGYKIVADIKYRSNSPSLSSEVQQLKAANADVLMPSSYTTDGILLVKTMAELGYKPNAIVAQDAGFSEKALYDAVGDKLEGVISRGTFSLDLAAKRPMVGKVNAMFKEKSGKDFNDLTSRQFMGLIVMAEAINRAKSTEGEKIRDALVATDIPGEQTIMPWKRIKFDDLGQNNDADPVLLQYIGGKFVTISPPQAAVAEATWPMK from the coding sequence ATGAACATCACGCGCCGTAATGTGTTGCTTGGAGCCACTGCCGCCGCCGCGCTGGCGCCGATCGCGAGCCGCGCGCAAACCTCCGAAGTGGTGATCGGCATCATCTATCCGTTCTCCGGCGCCAGCGCCCAGCAGGGCGTCGATGCCCAGAAGGCCTACGAGACCGCGCTTGAAATCATCAACAAGGATTACGATTTCGATCTGCCGCTGGCGAAAGGCGAAGGGTTGCCCGGTCTCGGCGGCGCCAAGATTCGCCTCGTGTTCGCCGACCACCAGTCCGATCCGCAGAAGGGCCGCGCCGAGACCGAACGCCTGATCACGCAGGAAAAGGTCTGCGCCGTCATCGGTACCTATCAGAGCGCGGTAGCGGTGACCGTCAGCCAGGTCTGCGAGCGCTATCAGATTCCGTTCATCTCGGCCGACAATTCCTCGCCGAGCCTGCATCGCCGCGGCCTCAAATATTATTTCCGCGCCGCGCCGCATGACGAGATGTACTCGCAGGCGATGTTCGATTTCTTCGATGCCATGAAGAAGAAGGGTACCAAGATCGAAACGCTGGCGCTGTTCCACGAGGATACGATCTTCGGAACCGACTCCGCCAACGCGCAGACCAAGCTCGCCGGCGAGCGCGGCTACAAGATCGTGGCCGACATCAAATACCGCTCGAACTCGCCGTCGCTGTCATCAGAAGTGCAGCAGCTCAAGGCGGCCAACGCCGACGTGCTGATGCCCTCGAGCTACACCACCGACGGCATCCTGCTGGTCAAGACCATGGCCGAGCTCGGCTACAAGCCCAACGCCATCGTGGCGCAGGACGCCGGCTTCTCGGAGAAGGCGCTGTACGACGCCGTCGGCGACAAGCTCGAAGGCGTGATCTCGCGCGGCACCTTCTCGCTCGATCTCGCCGCCAAGCGGCCGATGGTCGGCAAGGTCAACGCCATGTTCAAGGAGAAGTCGGGCAAGGATTTCAACGATCTGACGTCGCGGCAGTTCATGGGTCTGATCGTGATGGCGGAAGCCATCAACCGCGCCAAGTCCACCGAAGGCGAGAAAATCCGCGACGCGCTGGTCGCGACCGACATTCCCGGCGAACAGACCATCATGCCGTGGAAGCGCATCAAGTTCGACGACCTGGGCCAGAACAACGACGCCGATCCGGTGCTGCTGCAATATATCGGCGGCAAGTTCGTCACCATCTCCCCGCCGCAAGCCGCCGTGGCTGAAGCCACCTGGCCGATGAAGTAA
- the ltnD gene encoding L-threonate dehydrogenase, with protein sequence MPESAKPRVAVIGLGSMGFGMATSLRRKGLDVTGCDVSADSVARFVADGGKGAKTPAEAATGADIVVSVVVNAAQTETILFGTGGVAETLAEGAVFVSSATMDPDVARRLAKQLEASGRHYLDAPISGGAQRAAQGELTILASGSPAAFAKARPALDAMAAKLYELGDAAGQGAAFKMINQLLAGVHIAAASEAITFAAKQGLDIKKVYEVITASAGNSWMFENRMPHVLDGDYTPRSAVEIFVKDLGIIQDMARTAKFPVPVAAAALQMFLMTAGAGMGRDDDASVARMYARVTGTQLPGE encoded by the coding sequence ATGCCCGAATCCGCAAAACCGCGCGTCGCCGTCATCGGGCTCGGCTCGATGGGGTTCGGCATGGCGACCTCGCTGCGCCGCAAAGGACTCGACGTCACCGGCTGTGACGTCTCGGCCGATTCCGTCGCGCGGTTTGTGGCCGACGGCGGCAAGGGCGCCAAAACGCCGGCGGAAGCGGCGACGGGAGCCGATATCGTCGTCAGCGTGGTCGTCAATGCCGCCCAGACCGAAACCATTCTGTTTGGCACTGGCGGCGTTGCCGAAACCCTCGCTGAGGGTGCGGTGTTCGTCTCCTCCGCCACCATGGACCCCGACGTCGCGCGGCGGCTGGCGAAGCAACTGGAAGCGAGCGGCCGGCATTATCTGGATGCGCCGATCTCGGGCGGCGCGCAGCGCGCGGCGCAGGGCGAGCTCACCATCCTGGCTTCGGGCAGTCCGGCCGCGTTTGCGAAAGCGCGTCCCGCGCTCGATGCGATGGCGGCAAAGCTCTACGAACTCGGAGATGCCGCAGGCCAGGGCGCCGCCTTCAAGATGATCAACCAGCTATTGGCCGGCGTCCACATCGCAGCCGCTTCGGAAGCGATCACGTTCGCCGCCAAGCAGGGGCTGGATATCAAAAAAGTCTACGAGGTGATCACGGCGTCGGCCGGCAATTCCTGGATGTTCGAGAACCGCATGCCGCATGTGCTCGACGGCGACTACACGCCGCGCAGCGCGGTGGAGATTTTCGTCAAGGACCTCGGCATCATCCAGGACATGGCGCGCACGGCGAAATTCCCGGTGCCGGTCGCTGCCGCGGCGCTGCAGATGTTTTTGATGACGGCCGGCGCCGGCATGGGTCGCGACGACGACGCCTCGGTGGCGCGGATGTATGCCCGCGTCACCGGCACGCAGCTGCCGGGCGAATAA